A portion of the uncultured Bacteroides sp. genome contains these proteins:
- a CDS encoding nucleotide-diphospho-sugar transferase, with protein sequence MNSAILFLIFNRPDTTERVFDTIRQAKPERLYVAADGPRVDKDGEKEKCETTRSIINKVDWNCEVKTLFRKNNLGCGKAVSEAITWFFEHEDEGIILEDDILPHPDFFKYCDELLQLYRYDNRIGVIAGRNHNYGEKASDDSYYFASIAHIWGWATWKRAWNLYDFTLDGINYSAFRRSLRYYYSNVEFRNYWKWNFHTMKNNLVDTWDYQLNISLMTNRCLNIVPNTNLVWNIGFREDATHTFSDTDERVKEYRGSNICPLTHPNEIRLCSKGDTLDFTLNGRKMKTRRYIKAKAKLTIKQFGRRLKTKFFSDPHTIKITDL encoded by the coding sequence ATGAATTCAGCCATACTTTTTTTAATTTTCAATCGACCCGATACAACAGAACGGGTCTTTGACACTATTCGGCAAGCTAAGCCGGAACGTCTATATGTCGCGGCGGACGGTCCGCGTGTGGACAAAGATGGAGAGAAAGAAAAATGTGAGACAACCCGATCTATCATAAATAAAGTAGACTGGAATTGCGAAGTTAAAACATTGTTTAGAAAGAACAATCTAGGTTGTGGTAAAGCCGTAAGTGAAGCCATCACTTGGTTCTTCGAGCATGAAGACGAGGGCATTATTTTAGAAGATGATATATTGCCTCATCCTGATTTTTTCAAGTATTGCGATGAGCTGCTACAACTTTACAGATATGATAATAGGATTGGGGTTATCGCTGGAAGAAACCACAATTATGGAGAAAAGGCATCTGATGATTCCTATTATTTTGCTTCAATCGCGCATATATGGGGATGGGCTACTTGGAAAAGAGCTTGGAATTTATATGATTTCACTTTGGATGGTATTAACTACTCCGCATTTCGCCGAAGTTTGAGGTATTATTATTCCAATGTGGAGTTCCGCAATTATTGGAAGTGGAACTTTCATACCATGAAGAACAATTTGGTCGATACCTGGGATTATCAATTGAACATAAGTTTAATGACTAATAGGTGTTTGAATATAGTTCCCAATACAAATCTTGTCTGGAACATAGGTTTCAGGGAAGATGCGACGCACACCTTCTCCGATACGGACGAACGTGTAAAAGAGTATCGCGGTTCCAATATATGTCCGTTGACACATCCTAACGAAATCAGGTTATGCTCAAAGGGTGATACCCTTGATTTTACTCTAAATGGAAGGAAAATGAAAACCCGCCGTTACATAAAAGCAAAAGCAAAGCTCACAATTAAGCAGTTCGGGCGTCGTTTGAAAACCAAGTTTTTTAGTGACCCCCATACAATCAAAATCACTGACCTATAG
- a CDS encoding glycosyltransferase has product MKVLHLATSDKEGGAAIASYRLNEAMQMNGIKSILLVCKQATTNKSVFKVGRASRKSVDRNYRLKKRFLKSSFVFSFGYWGKSRISQLQELKDADVIYIHWINNFLTIKEIHRILSLGKPVILFMHDMWALTGGCHYALDCNKYHSLCSECPYINNRYLKNVVRCVFKRKQKYWGPHKNLFIAAASSWLSDCARNSALFKNNIIRTVPNLLNTSLYKPCGKDTARNILTLPLNKKLILFGASGGSSNPYKGWNYMLEALRKLDIADIEVIVFGNELSAKDKNEIPFPTHSMGALVDEYTLVLLYNAVDVFVSPSLAEAFGQTIFESQACGTLAVGFNVGGIPDLIKHKQTGYLANYKDCDDLAAGIEWALSNKSNKEIIDGMREHIIRNFSYDVVVEKHLNFYSQIVNLDKR; this is encoded by the coding sequence ATGAAAGTCTTACATCTGGCGACCTCGGACAAGGAGGGAGGAGCCGCCATCGCTTCTTATCGGTTGAATGAGGCCATGCAAATGAACGGTATAAAATCGATATTGCTTGTTTGCAAACAGGCGACCACCAATAAATCCGTATTTAAAGTAGGCAGAGCCTCTAGAAAATCAGTAGACAGGAATTACCGTTTAAAGAAACGCTTTCTGAAATCTTCTTTTGTCTTTTCTTTCGGCTATTGGGGCAAGTCCCGTATTTCCCAACTTCAAGAACTAAAAGATGCTGATGTTATCTACATTCATTGGATTAACAATTTTCTCACTATCAAAGAAATTCATCGTATTCTTTCATTAGGAAAACCGGTTATTTTATTCATGCATGACATGTGGGCGTTGACCGGAGGATGCCATTATGCGTTGGACTGCAATAAATATCACTCCTTGTGCTCGGAGTGTCCCTACATAAATAATCGTTACTTGAAGAATGTCGTTAGGTGTGTGTTCAAGAGGAAACAGAAATATTGGGGACCGCATAAGAACCTATTCATAGCCGCGGCGAGTTCTTGGCTTTCCGATTGCGCTAGAAACAGCGCATTGTTTAAAAACAACATAATCCGTACTGTTCCCAACTTGTTGAACACAAGCTTGTATAAGCCATGTGGCAAGGATACCGCAAGGAATATTCTAACCCTGCCTTTAAATAAAAAGCTTATTTTGTTTGGAGCTAGCGGTGGCAGTTCTAATCCATATAAGGGCTGGAACTATATGCTGGAGGCATTGCGGAAATTGGATATAGCAGATATAGAAGTAATCGTATTTGGAAATGAGTTATCCGCCAAAGATAAGAATGAAATACCGTTTCCTACACATTCTATGGGGGCATTGGTCGATGAATACACATTGGTGCTTCTATACAATGCGGTTGACGTGTTCGTATCCCCATCGCTAGCCGAAGCCTTTGGGCAGACTATATTTGAATCTCAAGCCTGTGGAACACTTGCCGTGGGCTTTAATGTTGGTGGAATTCCGGATTTAATTAAACATAAGCAGACTGGCTACTTGGCAAATTATAAGGACTGCGATGATTTGGCTGCCGGGATAGAATGGGCTTTATCAAACAAATCGAATAAAGAGATTATTGATGGTATGCGAGAACATATCATTCGCAATTTCTCTTATGATGTAGTAGTGGAGAAACATTTGAATTTTTATTCCCAAATAGTAAACCTTGATAAAAGATGA
- a CDS encoding transposase, with product MLRKEDSPKLQVIPQRWVIERTFAWFESFRRLSKDFEYHTDTNQTMIQLAMVKLMLNRIKK from the coding sequence GTGCTACGAAAAGAGGACTCTCCAAAATTACAGGTAATCCCACAAAGATGGGTAATAGAAAGAACTTTCGCATGGTTCGAATCGTTTAGAAGACTGAGTAAAGACTTTGAGTATCATACAGATACAAACCAAACGATGATTCAGTTAGCCATGGTAAAACTTATGCTGAATCGAATTAAAAAATGA
- a CDS encoding transposase: MAISLLLFQDGTIEEVHQSLHKHTRKLAGRDVCPSLGLIDSQSVKTTRSGGLSRGIDGGKKTKGRKRHIVVDTMGLLMAVVVHAANIHDSKGAPFVFLGIEIQVS; encoded by the coding sequence TTGGCAATTAGTCTATTATTATTTCAAGATGGAACCATTGAAGAGGTTCATCAGAGTCTGCATAAGCATACCCGCAAGCTTGCCGGAAGAGATGTTTGTCCAAGCTTGGGACTAATTGATTCCCAATCCGTTAAGACCACCCGAAGTGGAGGTTTATCCAGAGGGATTGACGGAGGAAAAAAGACAAAGGGAAGGAAAAGGCATATTGTAGTGGATACAATGGGATTGCTTATGGCTGTTGTTGTTCATGCGGCCAATATACATGATAGCAAAGGTGCTCCCTTCGTTTTTCTCGGAATTGAAATTCAGGTTTCATAG